A stretch of the Vigna radiata var. radiata cultivar VC1973A chromosome 9, Vradiata_ver6, whole genome shotgun sequence genome encodes the following:
- the LOC106774028 gene encoding putative disease resistance protein At4g11170 isoform X1, with protein sequence MESLEMSSTFGEKHDVFLSFRGADTRTNFTSHLLNALTQKSISAFIDYELIRGDYTWPALETAIEKSLLSIVVLSENYASSTWCLKELAHILECRRKRGMVVIPVFYEVDPSHVRKLSGSFEKSFAKHERDSTSFDRISQRKDVSMWKAALKEVANISGWDSRSYRDEAQVIQNLVNDVLQKLHLRYPTELNGLVRIKNTCAKVDLLLRKSRVIGIWGMGGIGKSTIAKALFAKYFPYFDHVCFMANANEFSLDKLFSELFREEVSASNVVGSSFDMRRLKRKRIFIVLDDMDCLDLLEYLCREYQSLDPNSKLIITTRDKQLLEGRVDQIYEVKKWETRASLKLFCLEAFKKRHPKRGYESLSESAVEYAGGVPLALKVLGSYLRSKGINFWESTIRKLSMYPNERIQKVLEVTYTGLHDLEKNIFLDIVFFFKEKQKDHVITILDACGFEATSGIEILADKALLTISYRKIIHMHDLLQQMGLEIVRQESSGDPGRRSRLKDKEAREVIEENKGTSAIQGIALDLSQIKGLILHADTFTKMKTLRFLKFYNKLGQSARDTYLDLPATLEPFSDKLRYIEWIGYPFESLPSPFCAKVLVEIHMPHSKVKQLWQGIQELNYLEGINLRQCKQFEELPDLSKAPRLKWVNLSCCESLCYLHPSVLSSGTLVTLILDKCTNLKSVKSEKDLKSLEKISVNGCLNLVEFAVSSDLIENLDLSNTGIQMLGTSIGSMHKLKSLNLEGLKLKPVLKELSCLTSLKVLKISDNGLVIDKQQIHVLFSGLRYLQILYLKDCSKLFELPDNINLLTQLQELRLDRSDLKRLPENIKNLQMLEILSLEDCKELLCLPTFPSLIKYLRVINCTSLVSVSNLKTLAIEMLGMTKRITFKNSGKLDEDSLRIIMESLHLTMMSAAYHNVLVRKTYGTYNSCNYTSVELCLPGGSVPEQIHYRSTQSSITIVLPPHSELLGFIYSVVLSPAGGKKTFGTKIFCKCHLPEEGIKATWLYGDIRGLKSDHVYVWYDPLHCDSILKYYKQSKVCFEFCVANDKGEVDGSICIKECGVGLVNVLEMHSVLQELDFDSDKKKELVEGVESESKHRKLDWSESSSSDSLTTPRSSSESDSEIVKPVSAENGKSTHKETKTDSGTSVVKYKNNKEVPKSDATLHETMESHSDNQNQFREKSVTQSEIVEMIELENTESTCKETLSTAERGPKEKLRESTKIVADEHLQSTSLQASSQGGSEHLHDRLEESKKQVVETYDTEKFVTKYSYFDLESCLQQLDENPFAILDLLSNELSPLKQSETCVQRVAQANDATTVLNEFRTLVFSTSLLEKLPDQSYRQQIEESLRKLHTYRREITEEQEGVDKFIELYEKAANISQEKMLTEDKQTKLASKKRDLYNKLQDSKLKVQQFDTAISTDKSEIENLQKRQREIQEAINKLQQENEALEKERSALEVLYSGKQTKKNETLELVKHISTSVVYTTKQLEELEEKRLSLASAYEDLKEPYGTMKTKPPF encoded by the exons ATGGAAAGTTTGGAGATGTCTTCCACCTTTGGAGAAAAGCACGATGTTTTTCTGAGCTTCAGAGGAGCGGACACACGAACAAACTTCACAAGCCATCTTCTGAATGCTCTGACTCAGAAATCAATCAGCGCATTCATAGATTACGAACTCATCAGAGGAGACTACACTTGGCCAGCCCTTGAAACAGCAATCGAGAAGTCCCTTCTGTCAATTGTTGTTTTATCCGAAAACTATGCTTCCTCCACCTGGTGCTTGAAAGAGCTGGCGCATATACTCGAATGCAGAAGAAAGCGAGGTATGGTTGTTATACCCGTCTTCTATGAAGTAGATCCCTCACACGTGAGGAAGCTGAGTGGGAGTTTCGAGAAGTCATTCGCAAAGCATGAGCGAGACAGCACATCATTTGACCGAATATCCCAGAGGAAGGATGTTTCTATGTGGAAAGCTGCTCTCAAAGAAGTAGCCAATATTTCTGGATGGGACTCCAGATCATACAG AGATGAAGCTCAGGTCATCCAGAATCTTGTCAATGATGTATTGCAAAAGCTACACCTAAGATATCCTACGGAACTAAATGGCTTAGTCAgaattaaaaatacttgtgCAAAGGTGGATTTGTTACTGCGAAAATCTCGAGTCATTGGAATTTGGGGTATGGGGGGAATTGGCAAGTCAACCATTGCTAAAGCCTTGTTTGCCAAATACTTTCCCTATTTTGATCATGTCTGCTTCATGGCCAATGCAAATGAATTTTCGCTTGATAAGCTTTTCTCTGAGCTATTCAGAGAGGAAGTTTCCGCATCAAATGTGGTAGGATCATCATTTGATATGAGGAGACTCAAAAGGAAAAGGATTTTCATTGTACTTGATGATATGGATTGTTTAGACCTATTGGAATATTTATGTAGAGAGTATCAGAGCCTAGATCCCAATAGTAAACTCATCATAACAACACGTGATAAGCAATTGCTTGAGGGAAGAGTTGATCAGATCTATGAGGTCAAGAAATGGGAAACCAGAGCATCTTTAAAGCTTTTTTGCTTAGAAGCATTCAAGAAAAGACATCCCAAAAGGGGTTATGAGAGTCTCTCAGAAAGTGCAGTTGAATATGCTGGTGGTGTTCCATTAGCTCTTAAAGTTTTGGGTTCATATCTTCGTTCAAAAGGTATCAATTTTTGGGAAAGTACTATAAGAAAACTCAGCATGTATCCTAACGAGAGAATTCAGAAAGTGTTAGAAGTGACCTACACTGGATTACATGATCTTGAAAAGAATATATTCCTAgacattgtattttttttcaaagagaaaCAGAAAGATCATGTCATAACAATACTAGATGCCTGTGGTTTTGAAGCAACTAGTGGAATAGAAATTCTCGCAGACAAAGCTTTGTTAACAATTTCATATAGAAAGATAATACACATGCATGACTTGCTGCAACAAATGGGTTTGGAGATTGTTCGTCAAGAGAGTAGTGGGGATCCTGGTAGACGTAGTCGATTGAAGGATAAAGAAGCTCGGGAAGTGATTGAAGAAAACAAG GGAACTAGTGCTATTCAAGGCATAGCATTAGATCTGTCTCAAATTAAAGGTTTAATTTTGCATGCTGATACATTCACAAAAATGAAAACCTTGAGATTTCTAAAATTCTACAACAAATTGGGTCAGAGTGCCAGAGATACATACCTTGACCTTCCTGCAACTCTCGAGCCATTTTCTGATAAACTGAGGTACATTGAGTGGATTGGATACCCGTTTGAGTCTCTTCCATCACCTTTTTGTGCTAAGGTTCTTGTTGAGATTCACATGCCACACAGCAAAGTAAAACAACTTTGGCAGGGGATCCAG GAGCTTAATTATTTAGAAGGAATTAACCTAAGACAATGCAAGCAGTTTGAGGAGCTTCCGGATTTGTCTAAGGCACCGAGACTTAAATGGGTGAATCTCTCCTGCTGTGAAAGTTTGTGCTATCTTCATCCATCTGTTTTATCCTCAGGCACCCTTGTTACTTTGATACTGGATAAGTGTACAAACCTCAAGAGTGTTAAAAGTGAGAAAGATTTAAAATCTCTTGAAAAGATCAGTGTCAATGGCTGCTTAAATCTGGTGGAATTTGCAGTTTCGTCcgatttaattgaaaatttggaTTTAAGCAATACAGGAATCCAAATGTTGGGCACATCAATAGGGAGTATGCATAAACTTAAGTCGCTCAATCTGGAGGGCTTAAAACTCAAGCCTGTTTTAAAAGAGCTATCTTGCTTGACATCGCTGAAGGTGCTGAAGATTTCTGATAATGGACTAGTTATTGACAAACAGCAAATACATGTCCTGTTTAGTGGATTAAGGTACTTACAAATACTATATTTGAAAGATTGTAGTAAGTTGTTTGAACTCCCCGACAATATCAATCTCTTAACACAATTACAAGAACTAAGGTTAGACAGAAGCGATTTGAAAAGGTTGCCCGAAAACATTAAGAATCTTCAAATGTTGGAAATTCTGTCCCTGGAGGATTGCAAGGAGCTTCTTTGCCTGCCAACGTTTCCATCCCTCATCAAGTACTTACGTGTCATTAACTGCACATCATTGGTGTCAGTGTCAAACTTAAAGACTTTGGCAATAGAGATGTTGGGAATGACCAAACGCATTACATTCAAGAATAGCGGGAAATTGGATGAAGATTCACTCAGAATTATTATGGAAAGCCTCCATTTAACAATGATGAGTGCTGCATATCACAATGTGTTAGTAAGAAAAACATATGGGACGTACAACAGCTGCAACTATACGAGTGTTGAGCTTTGTTTACCCGGAGGGAGTGTCCCTGAGCAGATTCATTATCGATCCACTCAGTCCTCCATTACCATTGTACTTCCTCCACATTCTGAATTACTGGGCTTCATTTACTCAGTGGTTCTTTCTCCAGCTGGTGGAAAGAAGACTTTTGGCACTAAGATATTTTGTAAATGCCACTTGCCAGAAGAAGGTATAAAAGCAACATGGCTATATGGTGATATCAGGGGATTGAAGTCGGATCATGTTTATGTATGGTATGATCCATTACACTGTGACAGCATtctcaaatattataaacagTCAAAAGTTTGTTTTGAGTTCTGTGTTGCAAATGATAAGGGGGAAGTTGACGGTTCCATCTGTATTAAAGAGTGTGGAGTAGGGCTTGTAAATGTTTTAGAAATGCATAGTGTTTTACAAGAGTTGGACTTTGATTCGGATAAGAAAAAGGAGTTGGTGGAGGGAGTGGAGTCTGAATCAAAGCATAGAAAGCTAGATTGGAGTGAATCAAGCTCTTCAGATAGTCTAACAACTCCAAGGAGCTCCTCTG AGTCAGACTCAGAGATTGTTAAACCAGTTTCAGCTGAAAATGGTAAATCAACTCACAAGGAAACCAAAACTGATTCTGGAACAAGTGTG gtcaaatacaaaaataataaagaagtgCCAAAATCAGATGCAACATTGCATGAGACCATGGAGTCACATTCAGACAATCAAAATCAGTTTAGAGAAAAGTCAG TCACACAATCAGAGATAGTAGAGATGATTGAGCTAGAGAACACTGAATCTACTTGCAAGGAAACCCTGAGCACTGCTGAAAGAGGTCCCAAAGAAAAACTTAGAGAGTCTACAAAAATT GTGGCCGATGAACATTTACAGAGCACATCTCTTCAAGCCTCTTCCCAAGGGGGTTCTGAGCACTTGCATGATAGGTTAGAAGAATCAAAGAAGCAAGTTGTAGAAACTTATGATACAGAGAAATTTGTTACTAAATACTCGTACTTTGACCTTGAGAGTTGCCTCCAACAGTTGGATGAAAATCCATTTGCAATCCTTGACTTACTCTCTAATGAGCTATCCCCTCTGAAACAATCAGAAACTTGTGTTCAAAGGGTAGCTCAAGCAAATGATGCTACAACCGTCCTCAATGAATTCCGAACCTTAGTGTTCTCAACTTCATTGCTAGAGAAACTTCCAGACCAATCCTATCGGCAACAAATTGAAGAGTCACTACGAAAACTTCACACTTATCGTAGAGAAATTACGGAGGAGCAAGAAGGTGTAGACAAATTTATCGAGCTATACGAAAAAGCTGCCAACATTTCTCAAGAAAAGATGCTAACCGAggataaacaaacaaaactgGCATCTAAGAAGAGAGACTTGTATAACAAACTTCAAGATTCTAAACTGAAAGTTCAACAGTTTGACACTGCCATCTCAACTGATAAGTCAGAGATTGAAAACCTCCAAAAGAGACAAAGGGAAATCCAGGAAGCTATAAATAAGCTTCAACAAGAAAATGAAGCCTTGGAAAAGGAGAGGTCAGCACTAGAGGTTTTATACTCAGGAAAACAAACCAAGAAGAACGAAACACTTGAACTAGTGAAGCATATATCGACTTCTGTTGTTTACACAACCAAACAATTAGAAGAACTTGAAGAGAAAAGATTGAGTTTGGCTTCAGCTTACGAAGACCTCAAAGAGCCATATGGAACAATGAAGACAAAGCCcccattttag
- the LOC106773080 gene encoding uncharacterized protein LOC106773080 encodes MSSSTKKHDVFVSFRGDDTRTNFTSHLCKALEYKSIGAYIDCQLDRGESVWPALAKAIQDSHVSIVVFSENYACSKWCLEELVKILECRKELGLVVIPVFYNIDPSDIRNQKGTYEKALLESDEEKGPKWKAALTEAANISGWDSRKHRDEAHVIENVVNDVLQKLHLRCPTALKGLVASEENCRNVDLLLKSCRVIGIWGMGGIGEVDGSMCIKECGVGLISVSELPSVLEELDWHSDKKKDFVDIVELITGQRITLTSIEQSDERKNHFSAVEEIINSTHKEVKTDSDTDCGQNTAISTNAVKYEGNRKTVESELDKEHESKEKSIEDNRGSKEYFSDVEESIEYCASSATNATAKRGPKEKSTKSTGTVANEHAQRLEESIKQVVEIHDTDNSGIKYSSLDLENCLQQLDENPFAILDLLSYELSPSLKQSNDATTLLNEFRTLVFSTSLLKKIPDQSYQQQVAESLQKLHTCRGKITKEQEAGLDTFRELYNKAVDISQDKMLTEVNQAKLASEKRDLYNKLEHSKLKIQQFDTTISTCKSQRENLQKRQREIQKAIKTLQQENEALEKDSSTLEVLYSEQQTKKKETLESVKCISISVVQTTKQLEELEKKRLSLASAYEDLKEPYQRMKTKPPF; translated from the exons ATGAGTTCCTCCACGAAAAAGCACGACGTGTTCGTCAGCTTCAGAGGAGACGACACACGAACTAACTTCACTAGCCATCTTTGCAAAGCTCTCGAATATAAATCAATCGGAGCTTACATAGATTGCCAGCTAGACAGAGGAGAAAGTGTCTGGCCGGCACTTGCCAAAGCAATTCAGGACTCACATGTCTCAATTGTTGTTTTCTCCGAAAACTATGCTTGTTCCAAATGGTGTCTGGAAGAGCTGGTGAAAATTCTTGAATGCAGAAAAGAACTGGGTTTGGTAGTTATACCTGTCTTCTACAACATTGATCCATCAGACATAAGGAATCAGAAGGGTACTTACGAGAAGGCATTGTTGGAATCCGATGAAGAGAAAGGGCCAAAGTGGAAAGCTGCTCTCACTGAAGCAGCCAATATATCTGGATGGGACTCTAGGAAACATAG GGACGAAGCTCATGTCATTGAGAATGTTGTCAATGATGTATTGCAAAAGCTTCATCTGCGATGCCCCACTGCATTAAAGGGCCTTGTTGCAAGTGAAGAAAATTGCAGAAATGTAGATTTATTACTAAAATCGTGTAGGGTCATTGGAATTTGGGGTATGGGTGGAATTG GGGAAGTTGATGGCTCTATGTGTATTAAAGAGTGTGGGGTTGGCCTTATAAGTGTTTCAGAACTGCCGAGTGTTTTAGAAGAGTTGGACTGGCACTCGGATAAGAAGAAGGACTTCGTGGATATAGTGGAGTTGATAACAGGACAAAGGATAACCTTAACATCAATTGAACAATCCGATGAGAGGAAAAACCATTTCTCTGCTGTGGAAGAGATTATTAATTCTACCCACAAGGAAGTCAAAACCGATTCTGACACAGATTGTGGGCAGAATACTGCAATATCTACAAATGCG GTCAAATAtgaaggaaatagaaaaactgTTGAATCGGAGTTAGACAAAGAACATGAATCTAAAGAAAAGTCAA TTGAAGACAACAGAGGGagtaaagaatatttttctgatGTCGAAGAGAGCATTGAATATTGTGCTAGCAGTGCAACCAACGCAACTGCTAAAAGAGGTCCCAAAGAAAAATCTACAAAGTCTACGGGAACT GTAGCCAATGAACATGCACAGAGGTTGGAAGAATCGATTAAGCAAGTTGTAGAAATTCATGATACAGACAACTCTGGTATTAAATACTCATCCTTGGACCTTGAGAATTGCCTTCAACAGTTGGATGAAAATCCATTTGCAATCCTTGACTTACTTTCTTATGAATTATCCCCTTCACTGAAACAATCAAATGATGCTACAACCCTGCTCAATGAGTTCCGAACCTTAGTTTTCTCTACTTCGTTGCTAAAGAAAATTCCAGACCAATCCTATCAGCAGCAAGTTGCAGAATCACTACAGAAACTTCACACTTGTCGtggaaaaattacaaaagagcAAGAAGCTGGTTTAGACACATTTAGAGAGCTCTACAACAAAGCTGTCGACATTTCTCAAGATAAGATGTTAACCGAGGTTAACCAAGCAAAACTGGCATCTGAGAAGAGAGACTTGTACAACAAACTTGAACATTctaaactgaaaattcaacAGTTTGACACCACCATCTCAACTTGTAAGTCTCAGAGGGAAAACCTCCAAAAGAGACAAAGGGAAATCCAGAAAGCTATAAAGACACTTCAACAAGAAAATGAAGCCTTGGAAAAGGATAGCTCAACACTAGAGGTTTTATACTCTGAACAACAAACCAAGAAGAAGGAAACACTTGAATCAGTGAAGTGTATTTCGATTTCTGTTGTTCAAACAACCAAACAATTAgaagaacttgaaaagaaaagattgaGTTTGGCTTCAGCTTACGAAGACCTCAAAGAGCCATATCAAAGAATGAAGACAAAACCCCCATTTTAG
- the LOC106774028 gene encoding putative disease resistance protein At4g11170 isoform X2, with protein MESLEMSSTFGEKHDVFLSFRGADTRTNFTSHLLNALTQKSISAFIDYELIRGDYTWPALETAIEKSLLSIVVLSENYASSTWCLKELAHILECRRKRGMVVIPVFYEVDPSHVRKLSGSFEKSFAKHERDSTSFDRISQRKDVSMWKAALKEVANISGWDSRSYRDEAQVIQNLVNDVLQKLHLRYPTELNGLVRIKNTCAKVDLLLRKSRVIGIWGMGGIGKSTIAKALFAKYFPYFDHVCFMANANEFSLDKLFSELFREEVSASNVVGSSFDMRRLKRKRIFIVLDDMDCLDLLEYLCREYQSLDPNSKLIITTRDKQLLEGRVDQIYEVKKWETRASLKLFCLEAFKKRHPKRGYESLSESAVEYAGGVPLALKVLGSYLRSKGINFWESTIRKLSMYPNERIQKVLEVTYTGLHDLEKNIFLDIVFFFKEKQKDHVITILDACGFEATSGIEILADKALLTISYRKIIHMHDLLQQMGLEIVRQESSGDPGRRSRLKDKEAREVIEENKGTSAIQGIALDLSQIKGLILHADTFTKMKTLRFLKFYNKLGQSARDTYLDLPATLEPFSDKLRYIEWIGYPFESLPSPFCAKVLVEIHMPHSKVKQLWQGIQELNYLEGINLRQCKQFEELPDLSKAPRLKWVNLSCCESLCYLHPSVLSSGTLVTLILDKCTNLKSVKSEKDLKSLEKISVNGCLNLVEFAVSSDLIENLDLSNTGIQMLGTSIGSMHKLKSLNLEGLKLKPVLKELSCLTSLKVLKISDNGLVIDKQQIHVLFSGLRYLQILYLKDCSKLFELPDNINLLTQLQELRLDRSDLKRLPENIKNLQMLEILSLEDCKELLCLPTFPSLIKYLRVINCTSLVSVSNLKTLAIEMLGMTKRITFKNSGKLDEDSLRIIMESLHLTMMSAAYHNVLVRKTYGTYNSCNYTSVELCLPGGSVPEQIHYRSTQSSITIVLPPHSELLGFIYSVVLSPAGGKKTFGTKIFCKCHLPEEGIKATWLYGDIRGLKSDHVYVWYDPLHCDSILKYYKQSKVCFEFCVANDKGEVDGSICIKECGVGLVNVLEMHSVLQELDFDSDKKKELVEGVESESKHRKLDWSESSSSDSLTTPRSSSVTQSEIVEMIELENTESTCKETLSTAERGPKEKLRESTKIVADEHLQSTSLQASSQGGSEHLHDRLEESKKQVVETYDTEKFVTKYSYFDLESCLQQLDENPFAILDLLSNELSPLKQSETCVQRVAQANDATTVLNEFRTLVFSTSLLEKLPDQSYRQQIEESLRKLHTYRREITEEQEGVDKFIELYEKAANISQEKMLTEDKQTKLASKKRDLYNKLQDSKLKVQQFDTAISTDKSEIENLQKRQREIQEAINKLQQENEALEKERSALEVLYSGKQTKKNETLELVKHISTSVVYTTKQLEELEEKRLSLASAYEDLKEPYGTMKTKPPF; from the exons ATGGAAAGTTTGGAGATGTCTTCCACCTTTGGAGAAAAGCACGATGTTTTTCTGAGCTTCAGAGGAGCGGACACACGAACAAACTTCACAAGCCATCTTCTGAATGCTCTGACTCAGAAATCAATCAGCGCATTCATAGATTACGAACTCATCAGAGGAGACTACACTTGGCCAGCCCTTGAAACAGCAATCGAGAAGTCCCTTCTGTCAATTGTTGTTTTATCCGAAAACTATGCTTCCTCCACCTGGTGCTTGAAAGAGCTGGCGCATATACTCGAATGCAGAAGAAAGCGAGGTATGGTTGTTATACCCGTCTTCTATGAAGTAGATCCCTCACACGTGAGGAAGCTGAGTGGGAGTTTCGAGAAGTCATTCGCAAAGCATGAGCGAGACAGCACATCATTTGACCGAATATCCCAGAGGAAGGATGTTTCTATGTGGAAAGCTGCTCTCAAAGAAGTAGCCAATATTTCTGGATGGGACTCCAGATCATACAG AGATGAAGCTCAGGTCATCCAGAATCTTGTCAATGATGTATTGCAAAAGCTACACCTAAGATATCCTACGGAACTAAATGGCTTAGTCAgaattaaaaatacttgtgCAAAGGTGGATTTGTTACTGCGAAAATCTCGAGTCATTGGAATTTGGGGTATGGGGGGAATTGGCAAGTCAACCATTGCTAAAGCCTTGTTTGCCAAATACTTTCCCTATTTTGATCATGTCTGCTTCATGGCCAATGCAAATGAATTTTCGCTTGATAAGCTTTTCTCTGAGCTATTCAGAGAGGAAGTTTCCGCATCAAATGTGGTAGGATCATCATTTGATATGAGGAGACTCAAAAGGAAAAGGATTTTCATTGTACTTGATGATATGGATTGTTTAGACCTATTGGAATATTTATGTAGAGAGTATCAGAGCCTAGATCCCAATAGTAAACTCATCATAACAACACGTGATAAGCAATTGCTTGAGGGAAGAGTTGATCAGATCTATGAGGTCAAGAAATGGGAAACCAGAGCATCTTTAAAGCTTTTTTGCTTAGAAGCATTCAAGAAAAGACATCCCAAAAGGGGTTATGAGAGTCTCTCAGAAAGTGCAGTTGAATATGCTGGTGGTGTTCCATTAGCTCTTAAAGTTTTGGGTTCATATCTTCGTTCAAAAGGTATCAATTTTTGGGAAAGTACTATAAGAAAACTCAGCATGTATCCTAACGAGAGAATTCAGAAAGTGTTAGAAGTGACCTACACTGGATTACATGATCTTGAAAAGAATATATTCCTAgacattgtattttttttcaaagagaaaCAGAAAGATCATGTCATAACAATACTAGATGCCTGTGGTTTTGAAGCAACTAGTGGAATAGAAATTCTCGCAGACAAAGCTTTGTTAACAATTTCATATAGAAAGATAATACACATGCATGACTTGCTGCAACAAATGGGTTTGGAGATTGTTCGTCAAGAGAGTAGTGGGGATCCTGGTAGACGTAGTCGATTGAAGGATAAAGAAGCTCGGGAAGTGATTGAAGAAAACAAG GGAACTAGTGCTATTCAAGGCATAGCATTAGATCTGTCTCAAATTAAAGGTTTAATTTTGCATGCTGATACATTCACAAAAATGAAAACCTTGAGATTTCTAAAATTCTACAACAAATTGGGTCAGAGTGCCAGAGATACATACCTTGACCTTCCTGCAACTCTCGAGCCATTTTCTGATAAACTGAGGTACATTGAGTGGATTGGATACCCGTTTGAGTCTCTTCCATCACCTTTTTGTGCTAAGGTTCTTGTTGAGATTCACATGCCACACAGCAAAGTAAAACAACTTTGGCAGGGGATCCAG GAGCTTAATTATTTAGAAGGAATTAACCTAAGACAATGCAAGCAGTTTGAGGAGCTTCCGGATTTGTCTAAGGCACCGAGACTTAAATGGGTGAATCTCTCCTGCTGTGAAAGTTTGTGCTATCTTCATCCATCTGTTTTATCCTCAGGCACCCTTGTTACTTTGATACTGGATAAGTGTACAAACCTCAAGAGTGTTAAAAGTGAGAAAGATTTAAAATCTCTTGAAAAGATCAGTGTCAATGGCTGCTTAAATCTGGTGGAATTTGCAGTTTCGTCcgatttaattgaaaatttggaTTTAAGCAATACAGGAATCCAAATGTTGGGCACATCAATAGGGAGTATGCATAAACTTAAGTCGCTCAATCTGGAGGGCTTAAAACTCAAGCCTGTTTTAAAAGAGCTATCTTGCTTGACATCGCTGAAGGTGCTGAAGATTTCTGATAATGGACTAGTTATTGACAAACAGCAAATACATGTCCTGTTTAGTGGATTAAGGTACTTACAAATACTATATTTGAAAGATTGTAGTAAGTTGTTTGAACTCCCCGACAATATCAATCTCTTAACACAATTACAAGAACTAAGGTTAGACAGAAGCGATTTGAAAAGGTTGCCCGAAAACATTAAGAATCTTCAAATGTTGGAAATTCTGTCCCTGGAGGATTGCAAGGAGCTTCTTTGCCTGCCAACGTTTCCATCCCTCATCAAGTACTTACGTGTCATTAACTGCACATCATTGGTGTCAGTGTCAAACTTAAAGACTTTGGCAATAGAGATGTTGGGAATGACCAAACGCATTACATTCAAGAATAGCGGGAAATTGGATGAAGATTCACTCAGAATTATTATGGAAAGCCTCCATTTAACAATGATGAGTGCTGCATATCACAATGTGTTAGTAAGAAAAACATATGGGACGTACAACAGCTGCAACTATACGAGTGTTGAGCTTTGTTTACCCGGAGGGAGTGTCCCTGAGCAGATTCATTATCGATCCACTCAGTCCTCCATTACCATTGTACTTCCTCCACATTCTGAATTACTGGGCTTCATTTACTCAGTGGTTCTTTCTCCAGCTGGTGGAAAGAAGACTTTTGGCACTAAGATATTTTGTAAATGCCACTTGCCAGAAGAAGGTATAAAAGCAACATGGCTATATGGTGATATCAGGGGATTGAAGTCGGATCATGTTTATGTATGGTATGATCCATTACACTGTGACAGCATtctcaaatattataaacagTCAAAAGTTTGTTTTGAGTTCTGTGTTGCAAATGATAAGGGGGAAGTTGACGGTTCCATCTGTATTAAAGAGTGTGGAGTAGGGCTTGTAAATGTTTTAGAAATGCATAGTGTTTTACAAGAGTTGGACTTTGATTCGGATAAGAAAAAGGAGTTGGTGGAGGGAGTGGAGTCTGAATCAAAGCATAGAAAGCTAGATTGGAGTGAATCAAGCTCTTCAGATAGTCTAACAACTCCAAGGAGCTCCTCTG TCACACAATCAGAGATAGTAGAGATGATTGAGCTAGAGAACACTGAATCTACTTGCAAGGAAACCCTGAGCACTGCTGAAAGAGGTCCCAAAGAAAAACTTAGAGAGTCTACAAAAATT GTGGCCGATGAACATTTACAGAGCACATCTCTTCAAGCCTCTTCCCAAGGGGGTTCTGAGCACTTGCATGATAGGTTAGAAGAATCAAAGAAGCAAGTTGTAGAAACTTATGATACAGAGAAATTTGTTACTAAATACTCGTACTTTGACCTTGAGAGTTGCCTCCAACAGTTGGATGAAAATCCATTTGCAATCCTTGACTTACTCTCTAATGAGCTATCCCCTCTGAAACAATCAGAAACTTGTGTTCAAAGGGTAGCTCAAGCAAATGATGCTACAACCGTCCTCAATGAATTCCGAACCTTAGTGTTCTCAACTTCATTGCTAGAGAAACTTCCAGACCAATCCTATCGGCAACAAATTGAAGAGTCACTACGAAAACTTCACACTTATCGTAGAGAAATTACGGAGGAGCAAGAAGGTGTAGACAAATTTATCGAGCTATACGAAAAAGCTGCCAACATTTCTCAAGAAAAGATGCTAACCGAggataaacaaacaaaactgGCATCTAAGAAGAGAGACTTGTATAACAAACTTCAAGATTCTAAACTGAAAGTTCAACAGTTTGACACTGCCATCTCAACTGATAAGTCAGAGATTGAAAACCTCCAAAAGAGACAAAGGGAAATCCAGGAAGCTATAAATAAGCTTCAACAAGAAAATGAAGCCTTGGAAAAGGAGAGGTCAGCACTAGAGGTTTTATACTCAGGAAAACAAACCAAGAAGAACGAAACACTTGAACTAGTGAAGCATATATCGACTTCTGTTGTTTACACAACCAAACAATTAGAAGAACTTGAAGAGAAAAGATTGAGTTTGGCTTCAGCTTACGAAGACCTCAAAGAGCCATATGGAACAATGAAGACAAAGCCcccattttag